ACGGCGCGGCGAACCTGCTCGACGCCGTCCGGGTCGCCGCGGCGCGGGCCTCGCGCAACCGCGGCGTGGTCGTGGTCGTGAACGGGGAGATCCACGCGGCGCGCGACGTAAGGAAGGCGCATGCACAACGGCTGGACAGCTTCGACTCCGGGCGCCGCGGCGTGCTCGGCGTCGTCGACGCGGATCGTATCGAGTACTACCGGCGTCCGACCCGCCGGCACACCCGCCGGACCGAGTTCGACGTCGCCAGGCTCGACAGACTGCCCCGCGTAGTCCTCCTGACGAGCTACGTCGGCGCATCGGGCGACCTCGTCCGGGCGGCCCGCGACCTCGGCGCCGATGGCGTGGTGGTCGCCGCGGCCGGCGCGGGTTCGACGACGCCGGACCAGGCCGCCGCAATCGACGAAGTCATCGCCGACGGCATCGTGGTGGTCTTGACCACGAGAACCGGAGGCGGCCGGGTGCCGGCTCGTCTCCGGCAGATCGCGCCGCCGGCCGGAACGGCGGACTCGCGCGGCGCGGGGCGCCGGGTTTCCGGCGAGAGCCTCTCGGCGGTCAAGGCGCGGGTCCTGCTGAT
The window above is part of the Acidobacteriota bacterium genome. Proteins encoded here:
- a CDS encoding asparaginase; this translates as MPMASRRIRYSSRGLARTAMRLRRWLPVATGVWLAAAPAAVESAQFRPRATVRVLATGGTIANHPDGRLTARELTDLIPAAGRYAEVETEQFANLPSSSLTVEHWLALARRLNRLFSARGDLDGVVLTSGTDTLEETAYFLHLTVRTDRPIVVVGAMRPPNAPGYDGAANLLDAVRVAAARASRNRGVVVVVNGEIHAARDVRKAHAQRLDSFDSGRRGVLGVVDADRIEYYRRPTRRHTRRTEFDVARLDRLPRVVLLTSYVGASGDLVRAARDLGADGVVVAAAGAGSTTPDQAAAIDEVIADGIVVVLTTRTGGGRVPARLRQIAPPAGTADSRGAGRRVSGESLSAVKARVLLMLALTRTRDGAEIQRMFTMY